A genomic region of Candidatus Cybelea sp. contains the following coding sequences:
- a CDS encoding nitrilase-related carbon-nitrogen hydrolase codes for MSEPRDRLRVAIVQTKPAKGQYGANLRTTSEAFAQLCSDPPGLIVLPEAALTGYFLEGAVYDLALPAERFAADLATAWRAACPRQSVDIVCGFYENKSGTYYNSALYLHVEPEGERIVHVHRKMFLPTYGVFDEERFLSRGRKLGVFATPFGTMALLVCEDACHAITATLAAVKGARIIIVPSASPGRGIEAPGELASVTQWRDTLRLAAIEHGVYVIYAGLTGFEGGKGMSGSSFVVDPRGRVLVEGPPFEACILRADLDLREIDVARAGLPLLGDLGGVLPDLLLDDELPLPGDRGAAGR; via the coding sequence GTGTCTGAACCTCGCGATCGGCTGCGCGTCGCAATCGTGCAGACGAAGCCGGCGAAGGGACAGTACGGCGCGAACCTTCGAACTACGAGTGAGGCGTTCGCTCAACTCTGCAGCGATCCGCCCGGCCTAATCGTTCTCCCAGAGGCGGCATTGACCGGCTACTTCCTCGAGGGCGCGGTCTACGATCTCGCGCTCCCGGCAGAACGCTTTGCAGCCGACCTCGCAACGGCGTGGCGCGCGGCCTGCCCGCGGCAGAGCGTCGACATCGTCTGCGGATTCTACGAGAACAAGAGCGGGACGTACTACAACAGCGCGCTGTACCTGCACGTCGAGCCGGAGGGCGAGCGCATCGTGCACGTCCATCGCAAGATGTTCTTGCCCACGTACGGCGTCTTCGACGAGGAGCGATTTCTCTCGCGGGGACGTAAGCTCGGCGTCTTCGCAACGCCGTTCGGCACGATGGCGCTGCTCGTCTGCGAAGATGCCTGCCACGCGATAACGGCCACCCTCGCGGCGGTCAAAGGCGCGCGCATCATCATCGTGCCGAGCGCTTCTCCCGGGCGCGGAATCGAGGCGCCCGGCGAACTCGCGAGCGTCACGCAGTGGCGCGACACGCTGCGGCTCGCCGCGATCGAGCACGGCGTGTACGTGATCTACGCCGGACTCACTGGATTCGAGGGCGGCAAGGGCATGAGCGGCTCGTCCTTCGTCGTCGATCCCCGAGGCCGAGTGCTCGTCGAAGGACCGCCATTCGAAGCGTGCATTCTTCGCGCCGATCTCGACCTGCGCGAAATCGACGTCGCGCGCGCGGGCTTGCCGCTGCTCGGCGACTTGGGCGGCGTACTGCCCGACCTCTTGCTCGACGACGAGCTGCCGCTGCCCGGAGACCGCGGTGCTGCGGGTCGTTGA
- a CDS encoding NAD(P)-dependent oxidoreductase, whose translation MRRPFFPVSLNLEGRKCVVIGAVDDREAVEKTASLEECGAQVQRIYDASMLRDEDLSDAFFVISTPQDARLSARLRALADRERFLLCCIDQPRYGFVAMAAIVKAGPVRVAISTAGLAPRVGKIIKNAMAAAMDARFARFIGNLAQRRERAHAAHPAPDESALRRNAMIEAARGFQAEVRFEYPQWFEQDDAER comes from the coding sequence ATGCGCCGGCCATTTTTTCCGGTGAGCTTGAATCTCGAAGGCCGCAAGTGCGTCGTGATCGGCGCTGTGGACGACCGGGAGGCCGTCGAGAAAACCGCTTCGCTCGAAGAGTGCGGCGCGCAGGTGCAGCGGATCTACGACGCATCGATGCTGCGGGACGAGGATCTGAGCGACGCGTTCTTCGTGATCTCGACCCCGCAGGACGCACGGCTCTCGGCTCGTCTGCGAGCCCTGGCGGATCGCGAGCGCTTTTTACTCTGCTGCATCGATCAGCCGCGTTACGGCTTCGTGGCAATGGCGGCGATCGTCAAGGCCGGTCCAGTGCGCGTTGCGATCTCGACCGCCGGGCTCGCTCCCCGCGTCGGGAAGATCATCAAAAACGCCATGGCTGCGGCGATGGACGCGCGCTTCGCGCGCTTCATCGGGAACTTGGCGCAACGGCGAGAGCGCGCCCACGCCGCACACCCCGCTCCCGATGAGTCGGCGCTGCGGCGCAACGCGATGATCGAAGCAGCGCGCGGTTTTCAGGCCGAGGTTCGTTTCGAGTACCCGCAGTGGTTTGAGCAAGACGATGCCGAACGTTGA
- a CDS encoding Gfo/Idh/MocA family oxidoreductase, translating to MKPLRTGIVGAGFGAIAHLPALRLHPHFEVVAIASPSKAAAVAEQEGIPHAFRSCQEMLAGCELDLVTVASPPFAHTQDVLASLAACKHVLCEKPFATSVEAARAMRDAAAAAETACGISHEFRFIAQIAAIKELVANGHLGALRNIEVTMLRTTLRAAERRERSWWFERARGGGLAGALLSHLIDQANWIAGRAPVRSAGISRTANPQRHDAAGTFTSTVDDGSTAIVEYGDRTIARLCADATAAVDGYTLAVHGERRTAVASGPNLVDVTLYTIDGDGTDELTCKPSPYDAQSSINPNVPLLMELYDELLKQIEGKPNALPTFDDGVATQAVLASAGYGS from the coding sequence ATGAAACCGTTACGAACCGGGATCGTTGGAGCCGGCTTCGGCGCGATCGCGCACCTCCCGGCGTTACGCCTACACCCGCATTTTGAGGTCGTTGCTATCGCCTCACCGTCCAAGGCGGCGGCCGTTGCCGAGCAAGAAGGAATCCCGCACGCCTTCCGCTCCTGCCAAGAGATGCTCGCCGGATGCGAGCTCGACCTCGTGACCGTTGCCTCGCCGCCGTTCGCTCACACGCAAGACGTTCTCGCATCGCTGGCGGCCTGCAAGCACGTTCTCTGCGAAAAGCCCTTTGCAACGAGCGTAGAAGCGGCGCGCGCGATGCGTGATGCCGCGGCCGCGGCCGAGACCGCCTGCGGCATTTCGCACGAGTTTCGCTTCATCGCGCAGATCGCGGCCATCAAAGAGCTCGTCGCCAACGGCCACCTCGGTGCCCTGCGCAACATCGAGGTTACGATGCTGCGCACGACGCTGCGAGCCGCCGAACGACGGGAACGCAGCTGGTGGTTCGAGCGCGCGCGCGGCGGCGGGTTGGCCGGCGCGCTGCTCTCGCACCTGATCGATCAAGCGAACTGGATCGCCGGCCGCGCACCCGTTCGCAGCGCCGGCATCTCGCGAACGGCCAATCCGCAGCGCCACGACGCGGCGGGGACCTTCACTTCGACGGTCGACGACGGCTCGACCGCCATCGTCGAGTACGGAGATCGCACGATCGCGAGGCTCTGCGCGGACGCAACCGCGGCGGTTGACGGCTACACGCTGGCCGTACACGGGGAGCGCCGTACTGCGGTTGCGAGCGGGCCGAACCTCGTCGACGTGACGCTCTATACGATCGACGGCGACGGCACCGACGAGCTTACCTGCAAACCCTCACCGTACGACGCGCAGTCGAGCATCAATCCCAACGTACCGCTGCTCATGGAGCTCTACGACGAACTCCTCAAGCAGATCGAAGGAAAACCCAACGCGCTGCCGACCTTCGACGACGGCGTTGCCACGCAGGCGGTGCTCGCCTCCGCCGGCTACGGTTCCTGA
- a CDS encoding competence/damage-inducible protein A translates to MPNVELVAVGTELLLGQLLDTNTPFIAQALASAGIDVLGTQAVGDNRERIARVLLAALARADGVVTTGGLGPTTDDLTKEAVCDALGLGVELYEPALRQMEDFFAKIGRPMRANNRKQAELPQGSLPLDNPNGTAPGFIAFSREGKFVACMPGVPAEMKPLLSNAVVPFLRDRLHASELIVTRVIHTIGLGESEIDYRIGDLFRASENPKIAVLAHDFRADVKIMAKSPSDAQARQLIEPLEHEIEERLAGSVFGIDDETPASAVLRALRARGARLALAESCTGGRIAAALTSVPGASESFIGAIVAYDNAIKVSELDVAPLTLERYGAVSEESAREMAAGARLRLQADIGLATTGIAGPSGGTPQKPVGSVWIALDDVRSAARACRFAFHGDRDAVVRRATAAALNLLWRHLEGQEP, encoded by the coding sequence ATGCCGAACGTTGAGCTCGTTGCGGTCGGCACGGAGCTTCTACTCGGGCAGTTACTCGATACGAACACGCCGTTCATCGCCCAAGCGCTTGCAAGTGCCGGCATCGACGTGCTCGGGACGCAGGCGGTCGGAGATAATCGCGAACGAATCGCTCGCGTGCTGCTCGCGGCGCTCGCGCGCGCCGACGGCGTCGTTACGACCGGCGGTCTCGGGCCCACGACCGACGACCTGACGAAGGAGGCCGTCTGCGACGCGCTGGGTCTCGGGGTCGAGCTGTACGAGCCGGCGCTACGCCAAATGGAGGATTTCTTTGCGAAGATCGGCCGCCCAATGCGCGCCAACAATCGCAAACAGGCGGAGCTCCCGCAAGGCAGCCTCCCGCTGGATAATCCCAACGGGACGGCGCCGGGATTCATCGCGTTTTCGCGCGAGGGAAAGTTCGTCGCCTGCATGCCGGGCGTGCCGGCAGAGATGAAACCGCTGCTGAGCAACGCAGTCGTGCCATTTCTTCGCGACCGACTGCACGCGAGCGAACTCATCGTGACGCGCGTCATTCACACGATCGGCCTTGGCGAGTCGGAGATCGATTATCGCATCGGCGACCTCTTCCGCGCCAGCGAAAACCCGAAGATCGCGGTGCTCGCGCACGACTTTCGGGCCGACGTAAAGATCATGGCCAAGAGTCCGTCGGACGCGCAAGCACGGCAGCTGATCGAGCCGTTGGAGCACGAGATCGAGGAGCGCCTTGCGGGAAGCGTCTTCGGCATCGACGACGAGACGCCGGCGAGCGCGGTACTGCGCGCGCTGCGCGCGCGGGGCGCGCGCCTGGCGCTGGCCGAGTCGTGCACCGGCGGCCGCATCGCTGCGGCTCTGACGAGCGTCCCCGGAGCGTCGGAAAGCTTCATCGGGGCGATCGTCGCGTACGACAACGCCATCAAGGTCTCCGAGCTGGACGTCGCGCCGCTAACGCTCGAACGCTACGGCGCCGTCAGCGAAGAATCGGCGCGCGAGATGGCGGCCGGGGCGCGGCTTCGCCTGCAGGCAGATATTGGGCTCGCCACGACCGGTATCGCCGGGCCGAGCGGCGGAACTCCGCAGAAACCGGTCGGCTCGGTGTGGATCGCGCTGGACGACGTGCGCTCCGCGGCCCGCGCGTGCCGTTTTGCGTTCCATGGCGACCGCGACGCGGTTGTGCGCCGCGCCACCGCGGCGGCGCTGAATCTGCTGTGGCGCCACCTCGAAGGTCAGGAACCGTAG
- a CDS encoding NAD+ synthase: MLRVVEAPADRLEPPGIDPAVAADWLVAFLRDEMLARRDIPRAVVGLSGGVDSAVTAFLCARALGARNVHAIRMPYRTSSTASLEDAALVVDALGIACTTVDISAAVDGYLQYEPDADPRRRGNVMARTRMVVLFDQSAKHDALPIGTGNKTERLLGYFTWHADDTPPLNPLGDLFKTQVWALARYLGVPQPLIDKAPSADLEADQTDEADLGISYARADAILERLLRGYTNAELIERGFGRGDVELVRRRVDSTHWKRHLPTTAMLTNTAINEFFLRPVDY, translated from the coding sequence GTGCTGCGGGTCGTTGAGGCCCCCGCCGACCGCCTGGAGCCGCCCGGCATCGATCCTGCGGTTGCCGCCGATTGGCTCGTGGCCTTCCTGCGCGACGAGATGCTCGCCCGGCGCGACATTCCGCGCGCGGTCGTCGGCCTCTCAGGCGGAGTCGATTCTGCGGTGACGGCGTTTCTCTGCGCGCGTGCGCTCGGGGCGCGCAACGTGCACGCGATTCGGATGCCGTACCGGACCTCGAGCACCGCAAGCTTGGAGGACGCAGCCCTCGTCGTCGACGCGCTCGGCATCGCCTGTACGACGGTCGACATCAGCGCGGCCGTCGACGGCTACCTGCAGTACGAGCCCGACGCGGATCCGCGACGACGCGGCAACGTCATGGCGCGAACGAGGATGGTCGTGCTTTTCGATCAATCCGCAAAGCACGACGCGCTGCCGATCGGAACCGGAAACAAAACCGAGCGGCTACTGGGATACTTCACCTGGCATGCCGACGATACGCCGCCGCTCAATCCGCTCGGCGACCTCTTTAAGACGCAAGTTTGGGCGCTGGCCCGCTATCTCGGCGTGCCGCAGCCGCTGATCGACAAAGCGCCGAGCGCCGATCTCGAAGCGGATCAGACCGATGAAGCCGACCTCGGCATCAGCTACGCTCGCGCGGACGCCATTTTGGAACGGCTGCTCCGCGGCTACACGAACGCCGAGCTGATCGAGCGGGGTTTCGGGCGCGGTGACGTCGAGCTCGTCCGGCGCCGCGTCGACTCGACGCATTGGAAGCGCCACTTGCCGACCACCGCGATGCTGACCAACACGGCGATCAACGAGTTTTTCCTGCGCCCCGTGGACTACTGA